One window of the Pyxicephalus adspersus chromosome 5, UCB_Pads_2.0, whole genome shotgun sequence genome contains the following:
- the TFAP2A gene encoding transcription factor AP-2-alpha isoform X5, giving the protein MLVHSFSAMDRHDGTSNGTARLPQLGTVGQSPYASAPPLSHTPNTDFQPPYFPPPYQPIYPQSQDPYSHVNDPYSLNSLHAQPQPQHPGWPGQRQSQETSLLHTHRGIPHQLSGLDPRRDYRRHEDLLHGPHGLGSGLGDIPIHSIPHAIEDVSHVEDPGINIADQTVIKKGPVSLSKSNNNAVSSLSLNKDNLFGGVVNPNEVFCSVPGRLSLLSSTSKYKVTVAEVQRRLSPPECLNASLLGGVLRRAKSKNGGRSLREKLDKIGLNLPAGRRKAANVTLLTSLVEGEAVHLARDFGYVCETEFPAKAVAEYVNRQHSDPNEQVTRKNMLLATKQICKEFTDLLSQDRSPLGNSRPSPILEPGIQSCLTHFNLISHGFGSPAVCAAITALQNYLTEALKAMDKMYLNNNNPNSHTDSSKGGDKDEKHRK; this is encoded by the exons ATGTTAGTTCACAGTTTTTCCGCTATG GATCGTCACGACGGTACCAGCAATGGGACAGCTCGGTTACCTCAATTGGGCACAGTGGGCCAATCCCCCTATGCCAGTGCTCCCCCACTTTCCCACACACCCAATACTGACTTTCAGCCCCCCTATTTCCCTCCACCATACCAGCCCATATACCCCCAATCACAAGACCCCTATTCCCATGTTAATGACCCCTATAGCCTCAACTCCCTCCATGCACAGCCCCAGCCTCAGCACCCAGGGTGGCCGGGACAGAGACAGAGCCAAGAGACCAGCCTATTGCACACACATCGGGGGATACCGCACCAGTTGTCCGGCCTGGACCCACGTAGGGATTACAGGCGACATGAAGATCTCCTGCATGGGCCTCATGGACTAGGCTCAGGACTTGGGGACATCCCTATCCATTCCATACCTCATGCAATTGAAGACGTCTCG CATGTAGAAGATCCAGGTATCAACATCGCAGATCAAACTGTAATTAAGAAAG GGCCTGTCTCATTGTCTAAATCCAATAACAATGCAGTATCGTCCCTCTCTCTCAACAAAGACAATCTCTTCGGTGGAGTAGTGAACCCGAATGAAGTTTTCTGCTCAGTTCCTGGACGCCTGTCTCTTCTAAGCTCAACATCAAAGTACAAGGTGACAGTGGCAGAAGTACAGAGAAGGTTATCCCCGCCTGAGTGCCTCAATGCTTCTCTATTGGGAGGAGTGCTCAGAAG GGCAAAATCCAAAAATGGTGGCAGGTCGCTGAGAGAAAAGTTAGATAAAATAGGATTAAACCTTCCAGCTGGAAGACGTAAAGCTGCTAATGTCACTTTACTTACATCTTTAGTGGAAG GTGAAGCTGTGCATCTAGCCAGAGATTTTGGTTATGTCTGTGAAACAGAATTTCCTGCCAAAGCTGTAGCTGAGTATGTCAACCGGCAACACTCTGACCCAAATGAGCAAGTGACCAGGAAAAACATGCTACTAGCCACAAA GCAGATTTGTAAAGAATTCACAGATTTATTGTCACAAGACAGATCCCCCTTGGGTAATTCTAGGCCATCTCCAATACTAGAGCCGGGAATCCAAAGCTGTCTGACACACTTCAACCTCATCTCTCATGGATTTGGCAGCCCAGCTGTGTGTGCGGCCATCACAGCCCTGCAGAATTATCTCACCGAGGCTCTAAAAGCAATGGACAAAATGTACCTCAACAACAATAACCCCAACAGCCACACAGACAGCAGCAAAGGAGGCGACAAAGATGAAAAGCACAGAAAGTGA
- the TFAP2A gene encoding transcription factor AP-2-alpha isoform X4 — protein sequence MSILVKMGDWQDRHDGTSNGTARLPQLGTVGQSPYASAPPLSHTPNTDFQPPYFPPPYQPIYPQSQDPYSHVNDPYSLNSLHAQPQPQHPGWPGQRQSQETSLLHTHRGIPHQLSGLDPRRDYRRHEDLLHGPHGLGSGLGDIPIHSIPHAIEDVSHVEDPGINIADQTVIKKGPVSLSKSNNNAVSSLSLNKDNLFGGVVNPNEVFCSVPGRLSLLSSTSKYKVTVAEVQRRLSPPECLNASLLGGVLRRAKSKNGGRSLREKLDKIGLNLPAGRRKAANVTLLTSLVEGEAVHLARDFGYVCETEFPAKAVAEYVNRQHSDPNEQVTRKNMLLATKQICKEFTDLLSQDRSPLGNSRPSPILEPGIQSCLTHFNLISHGFGSPAVCAAITALQNYLTEALKAMDKMYLNNNNPNSHTDSSKGGDKDEKHRK from the exons GATCGTCACGACGGTACCAGCAATGGGACAGCTCGGTTACCTCAATTGGGCACAGTGGGCCAATCCCCCTATGCCAGTGCTCCCCCACTTTCCCACACACCCAATACTGACTTTCAGCCCCCCTATTTCCCTCCACCATACCAGCCCATATACCCCCAATCACAAGACCCCTATTCCCATGTTAATGACCCCTATAGCCTCAACTCCCTCCATGCACAGCCCCAGCCTCAGCACCCAGGGTGGCCGGGACAGAGACAGAGCCAAGAGACCAGCCTATTGCACACACATCGGGGGATACCGCACCAGTTGTCCGGCCTGGACCCACGTAGGGATTACAGGCGACATGAAGATCTCCTGCATGGGCCTCATGGACTAGGCTCAGGACTTGGGGACATCCCTATCCATTCCATACCTCATGCAATTGAAGACGTCTCG CATGTAGAAGATCCAGGTATCAACATCGCAGATCAAACTGTAATTAAGAAAG GGCCTGTCTCATTGTCTAAATCCAATAACAATGCAGTATCGTCCCTCTCTCTCAACAAAGACAATCTCTTCGGTGGAGTAGTGAACCCGAATGAAGTTTTCTGCTCAGTTCCTGGACGCCTGTCTCTTCTAAGCTCAACATCAAAGTACAAGGTGACAGTGGCAGAAGTACAGAGAAGGTTATCCCCGCCTGAGTGCCTCAATGCTTCTCTATTGGGAGGAGTGCTCAGAAG GGCAAAATCCAAAAATGGTGGCAGGTCGCTGAGAGAAAAGTTAGATAAAATAGGATTAAACCTTCCAGCTGGAAGACGTAAAGCTGCTAATGTCACTTTACTTACATCTTTAGTGGAAG GTGAAGCTGTGCATCTAGCCAGAGATTTTGGTTATGTCTGTGAAACAGAATTTCCTGCCAAAGCTGTAGCTGAGTATGTCAACCGGCAACACTCTGACCCAAATGAGCAAGTGACCAGGAAAAACATGCTACTAGCCACAAA GCAGATTTGTAAAGAATTCACAGATTTATTGTCACAAGACAGATCCCCCTTGGGTAATTCTAGGCCATCTCCAATACTAGAGCCGGGAATCCAAAGCTGTCTGACACACTTCAACCTCATCTCTCATGGATTTGGCAGCCCAGCTGTGTGTGCGGCCATCACAGCCCTGCAGAATTATCTCACCGAGGCTCTAAAAGCAATGGACAAAATGTACCTCAACAACAATAACCCCAACAGCCACACAGACAGCAGCAAAGGAGGCGACAAAGATGAAAAGCACAGAAAGTGA
- the TFAP2A gene encoding transcription factor AP-2-alpha isoform X2 yields MDQVQRTGDPGPSDTDMKSKGPDSTESLPIPSSKRRTSEMPTAYPGYSQDSQDRHDGTSNGTARLPQLGTVGQSPYASAPPLSHTPNTDFQPPYFPPPYQPIYPQSQDPYSHVNDPYSLNSLHAQPQPQHPGWPGQRQSQETSLLHTHRGIPHQLSGLDPRRDYRRHEDLLHGPHGLGSGLGDIPIHSIPHAIEDVSHVEDPGINIADQTVIKKDNLFGGVVNPNEVFCSVPGRLSLLSSTSKYKVTVAEVQRRLSPPECLNASLLGGVLRRAKSKNGGRSLREKLDKIGLNLPAGRRKAANVTLLTSLVEGEAVHLARDFGYVCETEFPAKAVAEYVNRQHSDPNEQVTRKNMLLATKQICKEFTDLLSQDRSPLGNSRPSPILEPGIQSCLTHFNLISHGFGSPAVCAAITALQNYLTEALKAMDKMYLNNNNPNSHTDSSKGGDKDEKHRK; encoded by the exons GGATACAGACATGAAAAGCAAAGGGCCGGATAGCACAGAGAGCCTTCCCATTCCCAGCAGCAAGAGAAGAACCTCAGAAATGCCAACGGCATATCCAGGATATTCCCAGGATTCCCAG GATCGTCACGACGGTACCAGCAATGGGACAGCTCGGTTACCTCAATTGGGCACAGTGGGCCAATCCCCCTATGCCAGTGCTCCCCCACTTTCCCACACACCCAATACTGACTTTCAGCCCCCCTATTTCCCTCCACCATACCAGCCCATATACCCCCAATCACAAGACCCCTATTCCCATGTTAATGACCCCTATAGCCTCAACTCCCTCCATGCACAGCCCCAGCCTCAGCACCCAGGGTGGCCGGGACAGAGACAGAGCCAAGAGACCAGCCTATTGCACACACATCGGGGGATACCGCACCAGTTGTCCGGCCTGGACCCACGTAGGGATTACAGGCGACATGAAGATCTCCTGCATGGGCCTCATGGACTAGGCTCAGGACTTGGGGACATCCCTATCCATTCCATACCTCATGCAATTGAAGACGTCTCG CATGTAGAAGATCCAGGTATCAACATCGCAGATCAAACTGTAATTAAGAAAG ACAATCTCTTCGGTGGAGTAGTGAACCCGAATGAAGTTTTCTGCTCAGTTCCTGGACGCCTGTCTCTTCTAAGCTCAACATCAAAGTACAAGGTGACAGTGGCAGAAGTACAGAGAAGGTTATCCCCGCCTGAGTGCCTCAATGCTTCTCTATTGGGAGGAGTGCTCAGAAG GGCAAAATCCAAAAATGGTGGCAGGTCGCTGAGAGAAAAGTTAGATAAAATAGGATTAAACCTTCCAGCTGGAAGACGTAAAGCTGCTAATGTCACTTTACTTACATCTTTAGTGGAAG GTGAAGCTGTGCATCTAGCCAGAGATTTTGGTTATGTCTGTGAAACAGAATTTCCTGCCAAAGCTGTAGCTGAGTATGTCAACCGGCAACACTCTGACCCAAATGAGCAAGTGACCAGGAAAAACATGCTACTAGCCACAAA GCAGATTTGTAAAGAATTCACAGATTTATTGTCACAAGACAGATCCCCCTTGGGTAATTCTAGGCCATCTCCAATACTAGAGCCGGGAATCCAAAGCTGTCTGACACACTTCAACCTCATCTCTCATGGATTTGGCAGCCCAGCTGTGTGTGCGGCCATCACAGCCCTGCAGAATTATCTCACCGAGGCTCTAAAAGCAATGGACAAAATGTACCTCAACAACAATAACCCCAACAGCCACACAGACAGCAGCAAAGGAGGCGACAAAGATGAAAAGCACAGAAAGTGA
- the TFAP2A gene encoding transcription factor AP-2-alpha isoform X6: MLVHSFSAMDRHDGTSNGTARLPQLGTVGQSPYASAPPLSHTPNTDFQPPYFPPPYQPIYPQSQDPYSHVNDPYSLNSLHAQPQPQHPGWPGQRQSQETSLLHTHRGIPHQLSGLDPRRDYRRHEDLLHGPHGLGSGLGDIPIHSIPHAIEDVSHVEDPGINIADQTVIKKDNLFGGVVNPNEVFCSVPGRLSLLSSTSKYKVTVAEVQRRLSPPECLNASLLGGVLRRAKSKNGGRSLREKLDKIGLNLPAGRRKAANVTLLTSLVEGEAVHLARDFGYVCETEFPAKAVAEYVNRQHSDPNEQVTRKNMLLATKQICKEFTDLLSQDRSPLGNSRPSPILEPGIQSCLTHFNLISHGFGSPAVCAAITALQNYLTEALKAMDKMYLNNNNPNSHTDSSKGGDKDEKHRK; this comes from the exons ATGTTAGTTCACAGTTTTTCCGCTATG GATCGTCACGACGGTACCAGCAATGGGACAGCTCGGTTACCTCAATTGGGCACAGTGGGCCAATCCCCCTATGCCAGTGCTCCCCCACTTTCCCACACACCCAATACTGACTTTCAGCCCCCCTATTTCCCTCCACCATACCAGCCCATATACCCCCAATCACAAGACCCCTATTCCCATGTTAATGACCCCTATAGCCTCAACTCCCTCCATGCACAGCCCCAGCCTCAGCACCCAGGGTGGCCGGGACAGAGACAGAGCCAAGAGACCAGCCTATTGCACACACATCGGGGGATACCGCACCAGTTGTCCGGCCTGGACCCACGTAGGGATTACAGGCGACATGAAGATCTCCTGCATGGGCCTCATGGACTAGGCTCAGGACTTGGGGACATCCCTATCCATTCCATACCTCATGCAATTGAAGACGTCTCG CATGTAGAAGATCCAGGTATCAACATCGCAGATCAAACTGTAATTAAGAAAG ACAATCTCTTCGGTGGAGTAGTGAACCCGAATGAAGTTTTCTGCTCAGTTCCTGGACGCCTGTCTCTTCTAAGCTCAACATCAAAGTACAAGGTGACAGTGGCAGAAGTACAGAGAAGGTTATCCCCGCCTGAGTGCCTCAATGCTTCTCTATTGGGAGGAGTGCTCAGAAG GGCAAAATCCAAAAATGGTGGCAGGTCGCTGAGAGAAAAGTTAGATAAAATAGGATTAAACCTTCCAGCTGGAAGACGTAAAGCTGCTAATGTCACTTTACTTACATCTTTAGTGGAAG GTGAAGCTGTGCATCTAGCCAGAGATTTTGGTTATGTCTGTGAAACAGAATTTCCTGCCAAAGCTGTAGCTGAGTATGTCAACCGGCAACACTCTGACCCAAATGAGCAAGTGACCAGGAAAAACATGCTACTAGCCACAAA GCAGATTTGTAAAGAATTCACAGATTTATTGTCACAAGACAGATCCCCCTTGGGTAATTCTAGGCCATCTCCAATACTAGAGCCGGGAATCCAAAGCTGTCTGACACACTTCAACCTCATCTCTCATGGATTTGGCAGCCCAGCTGTGTGTGCGGCCATCACAGCCCTGCAGAATTATCTCACCGAGGCTCTAAAAGCAATGGACAAAATGTACCTCAACAACAATAACCCCAACAGCCACACAGACAGCAGCAAAGGAGGCGACAAAGATGAAAAGCACAGAAAGTGA
- the TFAP2A gene encoding transcription factor AP-2-alpha isoform X3: MKMLWKLTDNIKYEDCEDRHDGTSNGTARLPQLGTVGQSPYASAPPLSHTPNTDFQPPYFPPPYQPIYPQSQDPYSHVNDPYSLNSLHAQPQPQHPGWPGQRQSQETSLLHTHRGIPHQLSGLDPRRDYRRHEDLLHGPHGLGSGLGDIPIHSIPHAIEDVSHVEDPGINIADQTVIKKGPVSLSKSNNNAVSSLSLNKDNLFGGVVNPNEVFCSVPGRLSLLSSTSKYKVTVAEVQRRLSPPECLNASLLGGVLRRAKSKNGGRSLREKLDKIGLNLPAGRRKAANVTLLTSLVEGEAVHLARDFGYVCETEFPAKAVAEYVNRQHSDPNEQVTRKNMLLATKQICKEFTDLLSQDRSPLGNSRPSPILEPGIQSCLTHFNLISHGFGSPAVCAAITALQNYLTEALKAMDKMYLNNNNPNSHTDSSKGGDKDEKHRK; this comes from the exons GATCGTCACGACGGTACCAGCAATGGGACAGCTCGGTTACCTCAATTGGGCACAGTGGGCCAATCCCCCTATGCCAGTGCTCCCCCACTTTCCCACACACCCAATACTGACTTTCAGCCCCCCTATTTCCCTCCACCATACCAGCCCATATACCCCCAATCACAAGACCCCTATTCCCATGTTAATGACCCCTATAGCCTCAACTCCCTCCATGCACAGCCCCAGCCTCAGCACCCAGGGTGGCCGGGACAGAGACAGAGCCAAGAGACCAGCCTATTGCACACACATCGGGGGATACCGCACCAGTTGTCCGGCCTGGACCCACGTAGGGATTACAGGCGACATGAAGATCTCCTGCATGGGCCTCATGGACTAGGCTCAGGACTTGGGGACATCCCTATCCATTCCATACCTCATGCAATTGAAGACGTCTCG CATGTAGAAGATCCAGGTATCAACATCGCAGATCAAACTGTAATTAAGAAAG GGCCTGTCTCATTGTCTAAATCCAATAACAATGCAGTATCGTCCCTCTCTCTCAACAAAGACAATCTCTTCGGTGGAGTAGTGAACCCGAATGAAGTTTTCTGCTCAGTTCCTGGACGCCTGTCTCTTCTAAGCTCAACATCAAAGTACAAGGTGACAGTGGCAGAAGTACAGAGAAGGTTATCCCCGCCTGAGTGCCTCAATGCTTCTCTATTGGGAGGAGTGCTCAGAAG GGCAAAATCCAAAAATGGTGGCAGGTCGCTGAGAGAAAAGTTAGATAAAATAGGATTAAACCTTCCAGCTGGAAGACGTAAAGCTGCTAATGTCACTTTACTTACATCTTTAGTGGAAG GTGAAGCTGTGCATCTAGCCAGAGATTTTGGTTATGTCTGTGAAACAGAATTTCCTGCCAAAGCTGTAGCTGAGTATGTCAACCGGCAACACTCTGACCCAAATGAGCAAGTGACCAGGAAAAACATGCTACTAGCCACAAA GCAGATTTGTAAAGAATTCACAGATTTATTGTCACAAGACAGATCCCCCTTGGGTAATTCTAGGCCATCTCCAATACTAGAGCCGGGAATCCAAAGCTGTCTGACACACTTCAACCTCATCTCTCATGGATTTGGCAGCCCAGCTGTGTGTGCGGCCATCACAGCCCTGCAGAATTATCTCACCGAGGCTCTAAAAGCAATGGACAAAATGTACCTCAACAACAATAACCCCAACAGCCACACAGACAGCAGCAAAGGAGGCGACAAAGATGAAAAGCACAGAAAGTGA
- the TFAP2A gene encoding transcription factor AP-2-alpha isoform X1 has protein sequence MDQVQRTGDPGPSDTDMKSKGPDSTESLPIPSSKRRTSEMPTAYPGYSQDSQDRHDGTSNGTARLPQLGTVGQSPYASAPPLSHTPNTDFQPPYFPPPYQPIYPQSQDPYSHVNDPYSLNSLHAQPQPQHPGWPGQRQSQETSLLHTHRGIPHQLSGLDPRRDYRRHEDLLHGPHGLGSGLGDIPIHSIPHAIEDVSHVEDPGINIADQTVIKKGPVSLSKSNNNAVSSLSLNKDNLFGGVVNPNEVFCSVPGRLSLLSSTSKYKVTVAEVQRRLSPPECLNASLLGGVLRRAKSKNGGRSLREKLDKIGLNLPAGRRKAANVTLLTSLVEGEAVHLARDFGYVCETEFPAKAVAEYVNRQHSDPNEQVTRKNMLLATKQICKEFTDLLSQDRSPLGNSRPSPILEPGIQSCLTHFNLISHGFGSPAVCAAITALQNYLTEALKAMDKMYLNNNNPNSHTDSSKGGDKDEKHRK, from the exons GGATACAGACATGAAAAGCAAAGGGCCGGATAGCACAGAGAGCCTTCCCATTCCCAGCAGCAAGAGAAGAACCTCAGAAATGCCAACGGCATATCCAGGATATTCCCAGGATTCCCAG GATCGTCACGACGGTACCAGCAATGGGACAGCTCGGTTACCTCAATTGGGCACAGTGGGCCAATCCCCCTATGCCAGTGCTCCCCCACTTTCCCACACACCCAATACTGACTTTCAGCCCCCCTATTTCCCTCCACCATACCAGCCCATATACCCCCAATCACAAGACCCCTATTCCCATGTTAATGACCCCTATAGCCTCAACTCCCTCCATGCACAGCCCCAGCCTCAGCACCCAGGGTGGCCGGGACAGAGACAGAGCCAAGAGACCAGCCTATTGCACACACATCGGGGGATACCGCACCAGTTGTCCGGCCTGGACCCACGTAGGGATTACAGGCGACATGAAGATCTCCTGCATGGGCCTCATGGACTAGGCTCAGGACTTGGGGACATCCCTATCCATTCCATACCTCATGCAATTGAAGACGTCTCG CATGTAGAAGATCCAGGTATCAACATCGCAGATCAAACTGTAATTAAGAAAG GGCCTGTCTCATTGTCTAAATCCAATAACAATGCAGTATCGTCCCTCTCTCTCAACAAAGACAATCTCTTCGGTGGAGTAGTGAACCCGAATGAAGTTTTCTGCTCAGTTCCTGGACGCCTGTCTCTTCTAAGCTCAACATCAAAGTACAAGGTGACAGTGGCAGAAGTACAGAGAAGGTTATCCCCGCCTGAGTGCCTCAATGCTTCTCTATTGGGAGGAGTGCTCAGAAG GGCAAAATCCAAAAATGGTGGCAGGTCGCTGAGAGAAAAGTTAGATAAAATAGGATTAAACCTTCCAGCTGGAAGACGTAAAGCTGCTAATGTCACTTTACTTACATCTTTAGTGGAAG GTGAAGCTGTGCATCTAGCCAGAGATTTTGGTTATGTCTGTGAAACAGAATTTCCTGCCAAAGCTGTAGCTGAGTATGTCAACCGGCAACACTCTGACCCAAATGAGCAAGTGACCAGGAAAAACATGCTACTAGCCACAAA GCAGATTTGTAAAGAATTCACAGATTTATTGTCACAAGACAGATCCCCCTTGGGTAATTCTAGGCCATCTCCAATACTAGAGCCGGGAATCCAAAGCTGTCTGACACACTTCAACCTCATCTCTCATGGATTTGGCAGCCCAGCTGTGTGTGCGGCCATCACAGCCCTGCAGAATTATCTCACCGAGGCTCTAAAAGCAATGGACAAAATGTACCTCAACAACAATAACCCCAACAGCCACACAGACAGCAGCAAAGGAGGCGACAAAGATGAAAAGCACAGAAAGTGA